From the Sphingomonas suaedae genome, one window contains:
- a CDS encoding lytic transglycosylase domain-containing protein: MAPLKTIFVAVALVAAAPAHARSVERWRPYVEEASARFDVPVDWIERVMRAESGGRTRLGGRPIRSAKGAMGLMQLMPGTWAEVRSTLGLGTDPDDPRDNILAGTFYLRAMYDRFGYPGCFAAYNAGPARYRAWLAGKRSLPSETIGYLAAVGARVPQEAASTGDRPGMFVVRRNPDRAPDSASSGADGAAIFFLRKVPQ; encoded by the coding sequence ATGGCGCCGCTGAAGACGATTTTCGTGGCCGTCGCACTGGTTGCGGCAGCGCCTGCACACGCCCGCAGCGTCGAGCGCTGGCGACCTTATGTCGAGGAAGCGTCCGCCCGATTTGATGTGCCCGTCGACTGGATCGAGCGCGTGATGCGCGCCGAGAGCGGGGGGCGCACCCGGCTTGGCGGCCGCCCGATCCGCAGCGCAAAGGGCGCGATGGGGCTGATGCAGCTGATGCCTGGAACCTGGGCCGAGGTGCGTTCGACCCTGGGGCTTGGCACCGATCCCGACGATCCGCGCGACAACATCCTTGCAGGCACCTTCTACCTGCGCGCGATGTACGATCGCTTCGGATATCCCGGCTGTTTTGCCGCCTATAATGCAGGCCCTGCGCGCTATCGCGCGTGGCTCGCGGGCAAGCGATCGCTGCCCAGCGAGACCATCGGCTATCTGGCTGCGGTCGGTGCCAGAGTGCCACAGGAAGCGGCATCGACGGGTGATCGGCCCGGCATGTTCGTCGTGCGCCGCAACCCGGATCGTGCGCCAGATTCAGCGTCTTCCGGGGCGGATGGCGCGGCGATCTTCTTCCTGCGCAAGGTGCCGCAATGA